Proteins encoded by one window of Sphaerodactylus townsendi isolate TG3544 linkage group LG04, MPM_Stown_v2.3, whole genome shotgun sequence:
- the KCNK6 gene encoding potassium channel subfamily K member 6, with protein MQRCALLAFFALGYAGYLLLGALVISAVERPYESLLRAELRELKAAFLETSPCLPQAALERFLGAVLSANRHGVALLHNASAAPSNWDFASAFFFCSTLITTVGYGYTTPLSDAGKAFCIFYALLGVPFTMLLLTATVQHLIGTFTSGPLEYLALKWGYARQTLSCGHLLLLVAVVLVTFFLVPAAVFSALEESWSYLDAFYFCFISLCTIGLGDYVPGEQPGQRFRPLYKISVTVYLLLGLLVMLLLLQTFHKAAELHGLSDLVLLPQDPPQEDQKRILEGQELPVGLAESAPVQPPLITGGQPNYASISR; from the exons ATGCAGCGCTGCGCCCTGCTGGCGTTCTTCGCGCTGGGCTACGCCGGCTACCTGTTGCTGGGCGCGCTCGTCATTTCGGCCGTCGAGCGGCCCTACGAGAGCCTCCTGCGAGCCGAGCTGCGGGAGCTCAAGGCGGCCTTCCTGGAGACCAGTCCGTGCCTGCCGCAGGCCGCCCTGGAGCGCTTCCTGGGCGCAGTGCTGAGCGCCAACCGCCACGGCGTGGCTCTGCTGCACAACGCCTCGGCCGCGCCGTCCAACTGGGACTTCGCCTccgccttcttcttctgcagcacTTTGATCACCACCGTCG GCTATGGATACACCACCCCCCTCTCAGATGCTGGGAAGGCCTTCTGTATCTTCTACGCGTTGCTGGGGGTGCCCTTCACCATGCTGCTGTTGACAGCCACCGTGCAGCACCTCATTGGCACTTTCACCTCTGGCCCGCTGGAGTACCTGGCCTTGAAGTGGGGCTATGCCCGGCAGACCCTCTCCTGTGGACACCTCCTTTTGCTGGTGGCCGTGGTGCTGGTGACCTTCTTCCTGGTACCTGCTGCAGTTTTCAGCGCCCTGGAGGAGTCCTGGAGCTACCtggatgccttttatttctgctttatcTCCCTGTGCACCATCGGCCTGGGAGACTACGTTCCAGGGGAGCAGCCGGGGCAGCGCTTTCGCCCTCTCTACAAGATCTCTGTCACAG tgtacttgctgctgggcttgctggtgatgctgctgctgctccagacctTCCACAAGGCTGCCGAGCTCCACGGCCTCTCGGATCTGGTCTTGCTCCCCCAGGACCCGCCCCAAGAAGACCAGAAGCGCATCCTGGAGGGACAGGAGCTTCCTGTGGGGCTGGCAGAGAGTGCACCGGTCCAGCCCCCACTCATTACTGGGGGGCAACCCAACTACGCTTCCATCAGCAGATAG